In Apis cerana isolate GH-2021 linkage group LG6, AcerK_1.0, whole genome shotgun sequence, the following are encoded in one genomic region:
- the LOC107994104 gene encoding ionotropic receptor 21a isoform X1 has protein sequence MLLVTLFLQIILVSSKRVFYKLHQCENNEANLKSLAEEIVEEIIEQTNCIIFITDSIYQNLIDIKNIKGSSNVSKYEILLRDNEQFSRPRRRIQRILVDGRTVDCNAYIMLISNGYLTAEFLQYTERKRLINTRGLFLLLYDLRLFQLNLYYLWKKIINVVFIRQYNAYKHRSGEISFKERIDLNTVYFPPRKRRLTATRYIDTWYQGKLRYGTNHFTEKTNNLQKKHLQIAVFEHIPAVTEKSKLYYNKQPNNIIQGLGIEFELIQIISKAMNFKPKYYIHQNIPLKQKDIEGSNQTDTGLISKAIEQNAAFYLGDLHYTLQNLNYLDLTIPYNIECLTFLTPESLTENSWKLLILPFKFYTWIALILTLILGSSVFYFLSLSYKKHISSYKSQNTSIKNETKGLYLFTEIGNSILYTYSMLFQVSLPHLPSPWAVRILIGWWWIYSILVAVAYRASMTATLANPVARVTIDTLAQLAKSSMEVGGLNEESKNFFLKSSDLSSQEIGNKFIIIKHEDEAIEKVANGSFCYYENSYFLQYARVKRQIFEKEKKRNETANNISSKHNLHIMEECIINMPIALGMEKNSPLKPKVDILIRRMIEIGLVQKWLNDVMEWPKIMEIRQEAESEKALVNLHKLQGAFFAIISGYLLAFMILIGEILYWKYIVLKDPKFDKYHLDIFYNSNNNSKI, from the exons ATGTTACTTGTTACGTTGTTTCTTCAAATCATATTAGTATCCAGTAAAag agtattttataaattacatcaatGCGAGAATAATGaagcaaatttaaaatctcttgCTGAAGAAATCGTGGAGGAAATCATTGAACAAAcaaattgcattatttttattaccgattcaatttatcaaaatcttatagatattaaaaatattaaaggttCTTCGAATGTGTCAAAATATGAG ATCCTATTACGTGATAACGAACAATTTTCACGGCCAAGACGACGAATACAAAGAATTTTAGTCGACGGTAGAACAGTTGACTGTAACGCATATATTATGCTAATCAGTAATGGTTATTTGACAGcagaatttttacaatatacagaaag aaaacgtCTAATTAATACTCgtggtttatttttattgttatatgatTTACGtttattccaattaaatttgtattatctttggaaaaaaataattaatgtagtTTTTATCCGTCAATATAATGCATACAAACATCGTTCTGGTGAAATATCATTCAAAGAAAGAATTGATTTGAATACCGTCTATTTTCCTCCTCGTAAAAGAAGGCTTACTGCGACAAGATATATAGATACGTGGTATCAAGGCAAATTGCGTTATGGTACCAATCATTTTAcagaaaaaactaataatttacaaaaaaagcaCTTAca aattgctGTATTTGAACATATTCCAGCAGTAACAGAAAAAtcaaaactatattataacaaacaaCCAAATAACATAATACAAGGTTTAGGAATAGAATTTGAA TTAATACAAATCATATCAAAAGCAATGAATTTCAaaccaaaatattatatacatcaaAATATTCCATTGAAACAAAAGGACATTGAAGGAAGTAATCAAACTGATACTGGGCTAATAAGCAAAGCCATAGAACAAAATGCTGCATTTTATTTGGGTgatttacattatacattGCAAAATCTGAATTATCTTGATCTCACTATtccatataatattgaatgtcTTACTTTTTTGACACCAGAATCATTAACTGAGAATTCATGGAAGTTGTTAATACTTCCATTTAa attttatactTGGATTGCACTTATTCTCACTTTGATTCTAGGAAGtagtgtattttattttttatcattatcttaTAAGAAGCACATAAGTTCATATAAAAGTCAAAATAcatctataaaaaatgaaacgaaaggattatatttatttactgaaATAggaaatagtattttatatacttatagtaTGTTATTTCAAGTTTCATTGCCACATTTACCAAGCCCTTGGGCTGTACGAATATTAATTGGATGGTGGTGgatttatagtattttagTTGCAGTTGCTTATCGAGCTAGCATGACTGCAACTCTAGCAAATCCAGTTGCcag agTTACTATTGATACATTAGCACAATTGGCAAAAAGTTCTATGGAAGTTGGGGGATTGAATGAAgaaagcaaaaattttttcttgaaatcatCAGATCTCAGCAGCCAAGAAAttggtaataaatttataataattaaacatgaaGATGAAGCTATTGAAAAAGTGGCAAATGgttctttttgttattatgagaattcttattttcttcaatatgcCCGTGTGAAAAGACagatattcgaaaaagaaaaaaaaagaaatgaaactgCAAACAATATATCATCAAAACATAATTTACACATCATGGAggaatgtattataaatatgccAATAGCTCTTggtatggaaaaaaattcaccATTGAAGCCAAAAGTTGATATTTTG ATAAGGCGCATGATAGAAATTGGATTAGTTCAAAAATGGTTAAATGATGTTATGGAATGGccaaaaattatggaaataagaCAAGAGGCAGAATCAGAAAAAGCATTAGTTAATCTTCATAAGTTACAAGGTGCATTTTTTGCTATTATTTCTGGTTATTTATTagcttttatgattttaataggTGAAATcttatattggaaatatattgtattaaaagacCCAAAATTTGACAAGTatcatttagatatattttataatagtaataataattctaaaatataa
- the LOC107994104 gene encoding ionotropic receptor 21a isoform X4, translated as MLLVTLFLQIILVSSKRVFYKLHQCENNEANLKSLAEEIVEEIIEQTNCIIFITDSIYQNLIDIKNIKGSSNVSKYEILLRDNEQFSRPRRRIQRILVDGRTVDCNAYIMLISNGYLTAEFLQYTERIAVFEHIPAVTEKSKLYYNKQPNNIIQGLGIEFELIQIISKAMNFKPKYYIHQNIPLKQKDIEGSNQTDTGLISKAIEQNAAFYLGDLHYTLQNLNYLDLTIPYNIECLTFLTPESLTENSWKLLILPFKFYTWIALILTLILGSSVFYFLSLSYKKHISSYKSQNTSIKNETKGLYLFTEIGNSILYTYSMLFQVSLPHLPSPWAVRILIGWWWIYSILVAVAYRASMTATLANPVARVTIDTLAQLAKSSMEVGGLNEESKNFFLKSSDLSSQEIGNKFIIIKHEDEAIEKVANGSFCYYENSYFLQYARVKRQIFEKEKKRNETANNISSKHNLHIMEECIINMPIALGMEKNSPLKPKVDILIRRMIEIGLVQKWLNDVMEWPKIMEIRQEAESEKALVNLHKLQGAFFAIISGYLLAFMILIGEILYWKYIVLKDPKFDKYHLDIFYNSNNNSKI; from the exons ATGTTACTTGTTACGTTGTTTCTTCAAATCATATTAGTATCCAGTAAAag agtattttataaattacatcaatGCGAGAATAATGaagcaaatttaaaatctcttgCTGAAGAAATCGTGGAGGAAATCATTGAACAAAcaaattgcattatttttattaccgattcaatttatcaaaatcttatagatattaaaaatattaaaggttCTTCGAATGTGTCAAAATATGAG ATCCTATTACGTGATAACGAACAATTTTCACGGCCAAGACGACGAATACAAAGAATTTTAGTCGACGGTAGAACAGTTGACTGTAACGCATATATTATGCTAATCAGTAATGGTTATTTGACAGcagaatttttacaatatacagaaag aattgctGTATTTGAACATATTCCAGCAGTAACAGAAAAAtcaaaactatattataacaaacaaCCAAATAACATAATACAAGGTTTAGGAATAGAATTTGAA TTAATACAAATCATATCAAAAGCAATGAATTTCAaaccaaaatattatatacatcaaAATATTCCATTGAAACAAAAGGACATTGAAGGAAGTAATCAAACTGATACTGGGCTAATAAGCAAAGCCATAGAACAAAATGCTGCATTTTATTTGGGTgatttacattatacattGCAAAATCTGAATTATCTTGATCTCACTATtccatataatattgaatgtcTTACTTTTTTGACACCAGAATCATTAACTGAGAATTCATGGAAGTTGTTAATACTTCCATTTAa attttatactTGGATTGCACTTATTCTCACTTTGATTCTAGGAAGtagtgtattttattttttatcattatcttaTAAGAAGCACATAAGTTCATATAAAAGTCAAAATAcatctataaaaaatgaaacgaaaggattatatttatttactgaaATAggaaatagtattttatatacttatagtaTGTTATTTCAAGTTTCATTGCCACATTTACCAAGCCCTTGGGCTGTACGAATATTAATTGGATGGTGGTGgatttatagtattttagTTGCAGTTGCTTATCGAGCTAGCATGACTGCAACTCTAGCAAATCCAGTTGCcag agTTACTATTGATACATTAGCACAATTGGCAAAAAGTTCTATGGAAGTTGGGGGATTGAATGAAgaaagcaaaaattttttcttgaaatcatCAGATCTCAGCAGCCAAGAAAttggtaataaatttataataattaaacatgaaGATGAAGCTATTGAAAAAGTGGCAAATGgttctttttgttattatgagaattcttattttcttcaatatgcCCGTGTGAAAAGACagatattcgaaaaagaaaaaaaaagaaatgaaactgCAAACAATATATCATCAAAACATAATTTACACATCATGGAggaatgtattataaatatgccAATAGCTCTTggtatggaaaaaaattcaccATTGAAGCCAAAAGTTGATATTTTG ATAAGGCGCATGATAGAAATTGGATTAGTTCAAAAATGGTTAAATGATGTTATGGAATGGccaaaaattatggaaataagaCAAGAGGCAGAATCAGAAAAAGCATTAGTTAATCTTCATAAGTTACAAGGTGCATTTTTTGCTATTATTTCTGGTTATTTATTagcttttatgattttaataggTGAAATcttatattggaaatatattgtattaaaagacCCAAAATTTGACAAGTatcatttagatatattttataatagtaataataattctaaaatataa
- the LOC107994104 gene encoding glutamate receptor ionotropic, delta-1 isoform X3 — MLLVTLFLQIILVSSKRVFYKLHQCENNEANLKSLAEEIVEEIIEQTNCIIFITDSIYQNLIDIKNIKGSSNVSKYEILLRDNEQFSRPRRRIQRILVDGRTVDCNAYIMLISNGYLTAEFLQYTERKRLINTRGLFLLLYDLRLFQLNLYYLWKKIINVVFIRQYNAYKHRSGEISFKERIDLNTVYFPPRKRRLTATRYIDTWYQGKLRYGTNHFTEKTNNLQKKHLQIAVFEHIPAVTEKSKLYYNKQPNNIIQGLGIEFELIQIISKAMNFKPKYYIHQNIPLKQKDIEGSNQTDTGLISKAIEQNAAFYLESLTENSWKLLILPFKFYTWIALILTLILGSSVFYFLSLSYKKHISSYKSQNTSIKNETKGLYLFTEIGNSILYTYSMLFQVSLPHLPSPWAVRILIGWWWIYSILVAVAYRASMTATLANPVARVTIDTLAQLAKSSMEVGGLNEESKNFFLKSSDLSSQEIGNKFIIIKHEDEAIEKVANGSFCYYENSYFLQYARVKRQIFEKEKKRNETANNISSKHNLHIMEECIINMPIALGMEKNSPLKPKVDILIRRMIEIGLVQKWLNDVMEWPKIMEIRQEAESEKALVNLHKLQGAFFAIISGYLLAFMILIGEILYWKYIVLKDPKFDKYHLDIFYNSNNNSKI; from the exons ATGTTACTTGTTACGTTGTTTCTTCAAATCATATTAGTATCCAGTAAAag agtattttataaattacatcaatGCGAGAATAATGaagcaaatttaaaatctcttgCTGAAGAAATCGTGGAGGAAATCATTGAACAAAcaaattgcattatttttattaccgattcaatttatcaaaatcttatagatattaaaaatattaaaggttCTTCGAATGTGTCAAAATATGAG ATCCTATTACGTGATAACGAACAATTTTCACGGCCAAGACGACGAATACAAAGAATTTTAGTCGACGGTAGAACAGTTGACTGTAACGCATATATTATGCTAATCAGTAATGGTTATTTGACAGcagaatttttacaatatacagaaag aaaacgtCTAATTAATACTCgtggtttatttttattgttatatgatTTACGtttattccaattaaatttgtattatctttggaaaaaaataattaatgtagtTTTTATCCGTCAATATAATGCATACAAACATCGTTCTGGTGAAATATCATTCAAAGAAAGAATTGATTTGAATACCGTCTATTTTCCTCCTCGTAAAAGAAGGCTTACTGCGACAAGATATATAGATACGTGGTATCAAGGCAAATTGCGTTATGGTACCAATCATTTTAcagaaaaaactaataatttacaaaaaaagcaCTTAca aattgctGTATTTGAACATATTCCAGCAGTAACAGAAAAAtcaaaactatattataacaaacaaCCAAATAACATAATACAAGGTTTAGGAATAGAATTTGAA TTAATACAAATCATATCAAAAGCAATGAATTTCAaaccaaaatattatatacatcaaAATATTCCATTGAAACAAAAGGACATTGAAGGAAGTAATCAAACTGATACTGGGCTAATAAGCAAAGCCATAGAACAAAATGCTGCATTTTATTTGG AATCATTAACTGAGAATTCATGGAAGTTGTTAATACTTCCATTTAa attttatactTGGATTGCACTTATTCTCACTTTGATTCTAGGAAGtagtgtattttattttttatcattatcttaTAAGAAGCACATAAGTTCATATAAAAGTCAAAATAcatctataaaaaatgaaacgaaaggattatatttatttactgaaATAggaaatagtattttatatacttatagtaTGTTATTTCAAGTTTCATTGCCACATTTACCAAGCCCTTGGGCTGTACGAATATTAATTGGATGGTGGTGgatttatagtattttagTTGCAGTTGCTTATCGAGCTAGCATGACTGCAACTCTAGCAAATCCAGTTGCcag agTTACTATTGATACATTAGCACAATTGGCAAAAAGTTCTATGGAAGTTGGGGGATTGAATGAAgaaagcaaaaattttttcttgaaatcatCAGATCTCAGCAGCCAAGAAAttggtaataaatttataataattaaacatgaaGATGAAGCTATTGAAAAAGTGGCAAATGgttctttttgttattatgagaattcttattttcttcaatatgcCCGTGTGAAAAGACagatattcgaaaaagaaaaaaaaagaaatgaaactgCAAACAATATATCATCAAAACATAATTTACACATCATGGAggaatgtattataaatatgccAATAGCTCTTggtatggaaaaaaattcaccATTGAAGCCAAAAGTTGATATTTTG ATAAGGCGCATGATAGAAATTGGATTAGTTCAAAAATGGTTAAATGATGTTATGGAATGGccaaaaattatggaaataagaCAAGAGGCAGAATCAGAAAAAGCATTAGTTAATCTTCATAAGTTACAAGGTGCATTTTTTGCTATTATTTCTGGTTATTTATTagcttttatgattttaataggTGAAATcttatattggaaatatattgtattaaaagacCCAAAATTTGACAAGTatcatttagatatattttataatagtaataataattctaaaatataa
- the LOC107994104 gene encoding ionotropic receptor 21a isoform X2, with product MHRVFYKLHQCENNEANLKSLAEEIVEEIIEQTNCIIFITDSIYQNLIDIKNIKGSSNVSKYEILLRDNEQFSRPRRRIQRILVDGRTVDCNAYIMLISNGYLTAEFLQYTERKRLINTRGLFLLLYDLRLFQLNLYYLWKKIINVVFIRQYNAYKHRSGEISFKERIDLNTVYFPPRKRRLTATRYIDTWYQGKLRYGTNHFTEKTNNLQKKHLQIAVFEHIPAVTEKSKLYYNKQPNNIIQGLGIEFELIQIISKAMNFKPKYYIHQNIPLKQKDIEGSNQTDTGLISKAIEQNAAFYLGDLHYTLQNLNYLDLTIPYNIECLTFLTPESLTENSWKLLILPFKFYTWIALILTLILGSSVFYFLSLSYKKHISSYKSQNTSIKNETKGLYLFTEIGNSILYTYSMLFQVSLPHLPSPWAVRILIGWWWIYSILVAVAYRASMTATLANPVARVTIDTLAQLAKSSMEVGGLNEESKNFFLKSSDLSSQEIGNKFIIIKHEDEAIEKVANGSFCYYENSYFLQYARVKRQIFEKEKKRNETANNISSKHNLHIMEECIINMPIALGMEKNSPLKPKVDILIRRMIEIGLVQKWLNDVMEWPKIMEIRQEAESEKALVNLHKLQGAFFAIISGYLLAFMILIGEILYWKYIVLKDPKFDKYHLDIFYNSNNNSKI from the exons atgcatagagtattttataaattacatcaatGCGAGAATAATGaagcaaatttaaaatctcttgCTGAAGAAATCGTGGAGGAAATCATTGAACAAAcaaattgcattatttttattaccgattcaatttatcaaaatcttatagatattaaaaatattaaaggttCTTCGAATGTGTCAAAATATGAG ATCCTATTACGTGATAACGAACAATTTTCACGGCCAAGACGACGAATACAAAGAATTTTAGTCGACGGTAGAACAGTTGACTGTAACGCATATATTATGCTAATCAGTAATGGTTATTTGACAGcagaatttttacaatatacagaaag aaaacgtCTAATTAATACTCgtggtttatttttattgttatatgatTTACGtttattccaattaaatttgtattatctttggaaaaaaataattaatgtagtTTTTATCCGTCAATATAATGCATACAAACATCGTTCTGGTGAAATATCATTCAAAGAAAGAATTGATTTGAATACCGTCTATTTTCCTCCTCGTAAAAGAAGGCTTACTGCGACAAGATATATAGATACGTGGTATCAAGGCAAATTGCGTTATGGTACCAATCATTTTAcagaaaaaactaataatttacaaaaaaagcaCTTAca aattgctGTATTTGAACATATTCCAGCAGTAACAGAAAAAtcaaaactatattataacaaacaaCCAAATAACATAATACAAGGTTTAGGAATAGAATTTGAA TTAATACAAATCATATCAAAAGCAATGAATTTCAaaccaaaatattatatacatcaaAATATTCCATTGAAACAAAAGGACATTGAAGGAAGTAATCAAACTGATACTGGGCTAATAAGCAAAGCCATAGAACAAAATGCTGCATTTTATTTGGGTgatttacattatacattGCAAAATCTGAATTATCTTGATCTCACTATtccatataatattgaatgtcTTACTTTTTTGACACCAGAATCATTAACTGAGAATTCATGGAAGTTGTTAATACTTCCATTTAa attttatactTGGATTGCACTTATTCTCACTTTGATTCTAGGAAGtagtgtattttattttttatcattatcttaTAAGAAGCACATAAGTTCATATAAAAGTCAAAATAcatctataaaaaatgaaacgaaaggattatatttatttactgaaATAggaaatagtattttatatacttatagtaTGTTATTTCAAGTTTCATTGCCACATTTACCAAGCCCTTGGGCTGTACGAATATTAATTGGATGGTGGTGgatttatagtattttagTTGCAGTTGCTTATCGAGCTAGCATGACTGCAACTCTAGCAAATCCAGTTGCcag agTTACTATTGATACATTAGCACAATTGGCAAAAAGTTCTATGGAAGTTGGGGGATTGAATGAAgaaagcaaaaattttttcttgaaatcatCAGATCTCAGCAGCCAAGAAAttggtaataaatttataataattaaacatgaaGATGAAGCTATTGAAAAAGTGGCAAATGgttctttttgttattatgagaattcttattttcttcaatatgcCCGTGTGAAAAGACagatattcgaaaaagaaaaaaaaagaaatgaaactgCAAACAATATATCATCAAAACATAATTTACACATCATGGAggaatgtattataaatatgccAATAGCTCTTggtatggaaaaaaattcaccATTGAAGCCAAAAGTTGATATTTTG ATAAGGCGCATGATAGAAATTGGATTAGTTCAAAAATGGTTAAATGATGTTATGGAATGGccaaaaattatggaaataagaCAAGAGGCAGAATCAGAAAAAGCATTAGTTAATCTTCATAAGTTACAAGGTGCATTTTTTGCTATTATTTCTGGTTATTTATTagcttttatgattttaataggTGAAATcttatattggaaatatattgtattaaaagacCCAAAATTTGACAAGTatcatttagatatattttataatagtaataataattctaaaatataa
- the LOC107994107 gene encoding GATOR complex protein NPRL2 isoform X1, with protein sequence MTSVTENTKDKGQEDPIRCIFFSEFHHIVGPMITCQVPDNFISKDIFDTVSVYIIPKAKLQRSTITVTLKDYKILGFPVKIDDKKYARNAFYFNLCFVCDAEARTVHYEPVVKKMSDFLMALEEENCFLSASEDKTRLAEMLQQVMHDLNLHKMCTLTEGTMTSHLKVIKLAPEPKPVLDHQVPIFLEGRETFQTDQWDLTTQQVLPYIDGFNHVARIAAEADVENNLVKSCVQNLIYYGVVTLIPIFQYSNVYAATPKLRELAENTKLQERCITYTSKFPRQPAYLRDIYRMYASMTHGSSMRDLCQRLNPQNLRINERRLVQFGLIEGFIRRVYKYPIYLSGSPCNEETKNNPVYKYFTGAYSLDEICCSTGQSAAQLEDIVERDPNVIMLWK encoded by the exons atgacatCAGTAACAGAAAATACAAAGGACAAGGGACAAGAAGATCCAATTAGATGTATATTCTTTTCGGAATTTCATCATATTGTGGGTCCAATGATTACTTGTCAG gttccagataattttatttcaaaggaTATATTTGATACTGTCAGTGTTTATATAATACCAAAAGCAAAGTTACAACGCAGTACTATTACAGT aacattaaaagattataaaatactagGATTTCCAGTGAAAATTGATGACAAAAAATATGCAAgaaatgcattttattttaatttatgcttTGTATGTGATGCAGAAGCACGTACTGTGCATTATGAAcctgttgtaaaaaaaatgtctgATTTTCTA ATGGCTCTTGAAgaggaaaattgttttttatctgCTTCAGAGGATAAAACAAGGTTAGCAGAAATGCTACAACAGGTAATGcacgatttaaatttacataagatGTGTACATTAACAG aagggACAATGACATCTCATttgaaagttataaaattagcACCTGAACCGAAACCAGTTCTTGATCATCAGGTACCAATATTTTTGGAAGGCCGAGAAACATTTCAGACTGATCAGTGGGATTTAACTACTCAACAAGTATTGCCATATATAGATGGATTCAATCATGTTGCACGAATAGCAGCTGAAGCAGATGTTGAAAACAATCTGGTTAAAAGCTGTGTACAGAatcttat ttattatgGTGTTGTAActttaattccaatatttcaatatagcaATGTTTATGCTGCTACTCCAAAATTAAGAGAATTAGCCGAAAATACGAAGTTACAAGAACGATGTATAACTTATACTTCAAAATTTc ctaGACAACCTGCATATCTTAGAGATATATATCGAATGTATGCAAGTATGACACATGGTAGCAGTATGAGAGATTTGTGTCAACGTCTTAATCCTcagaatttaagaattaatgaaaGGCGATTAGTACAATTTGGTCTTATTGAAGGTTTTATTCGTAGAGTATATAAG tatccaatatatttatcagGCTCTCCTTGTAATGAAGAAACGAAGAACAATCCagtttataaatactttacaGGAGCATATAGTCTTGATGAAATTTGCTGCAGTACAGGTCAATCAGCTGCGCAACTTGAAGATATTGTTGAACGCGATCCAAATGTTATTATGTTATGgaagtaa
- the LOC107994107 gene encoding GATOR complex protein NPRL2 isoform X2 has protein sequence MTSVTENTKDKGQEDPIRCIFFSEFHHIVGPMITCQVPDNFISKDIFDTVSVYIIPKAKLQRSTITVTLKDYKILGFPVKIDDKKYARNAFYFNLCFVCDAEARTVHYEPVVKKMSDFLMALEEENCFLSASEDKTRLAEMLQQVMHDLNLHKMCTLTEGTMTSHLKVIKLAPEPKPVLDHQVPIFLEGRETFQTDQWDLTTQQVLPYIDGFNHVARIAAEADVENNLVKSCVQNLINVYAATPKLRELAENTKLQERCITYTSKFPRQPAYLRDIYRMYASMTHGSSMRDLCQRLNPQNLRINERRLVQFGLIEGFIRRVYKYPIYLSGSPCNEETKNNPVYKYFTGAYSLDEICCSTGQSAAQLEDIVERDPNVIMLWK, from the exons atgacatCAGTAACAGAAAATACAAAGGACAAGGGACAAGAAGATCCAATTAGATGTATATTCTTTTCGGAATTTCATCATATTGTGGGTCCAATGATTACTTGTCAG gttccagataattttatttcaaaggaTATATTTGATACTGTCAGTGTTTATATAATACCAAAAGCAAAGTTACAACGCAGTACTATTACAGT aacattaaaagattataaaatactagGATTTCCAGTGAAAATTGATGACAAAAAATATGCAAgaaatgcattttattttaatttatgcttTGTATGTGATGCAGAAGCACGTACTGTGCATTATGAAcctgttgtaaaaaaaatgtctgATTTTCTA ATGGCTCTTGAAgaggaaaattgttttttatctgCTTCAGAGGATAAAACAAGGTTAGCAGAAATGCTACAACAGGTAATGcacgatttaaatttacataagatGTGTACATTAACAG aagggACAATGACATCTCATttgaaagttataaaattagcACCTGAACCGAAACCAGTTCTTGATCATCAGGTACCAATATTTTTGGAAGGCCGAGAAACATTTCAGACTGATCAGTGGGATTTAACTACTCAACAAGTATTGCCATATATAGATGGATTCAATCATGTTGCACGAATAGCAGCTGAAGCAGATGTTGAAAACAATCTGGTTAAAAGCTGTGTACAGAatcttat caATGTTTATGCTGCTACTCCAAAATTAAGAGAATTAGCCGAAAATACGAAGTTACAAGAACGATGTATAACTTATACTTCAAAATTTc ctaGACAACCTGCATATCTTAGAGATATATATCGAATGTATGCAAGTATGACACATGGTAGCAGTATGAGAGATTTGTGTCAACGTCTTAATCCTcagaatttaagaattaatgaaaGGCGATTAGTACAATTTGGTCTTATTGAAGGTTTTATTCGTAGAGTATATAAG tatccaatatatttatcagGCTCTCCTTGTAATGAAGAAACGAAGAACAATCCagtttataaatactttacaGGAGCATATAGTCTTGATGAAATTTGCTGCAGTACAGGTCAATCAGCTGCGCAACTTGAAGATATTGTTGAACGCGATCCAAATGTTATTATGTTATGgaagtaa